In a single window of the Rhodamnia argentea isolate NSW1041297 chromosome 2, ASM2092103v1, whole genome shotgun sequence genome:
- the LOC125313664 gene encoding probable leucine-rich repeat receptor-like protein kinase At1g35710, with amino-acid sequence MASSAQKQLPMLFLVYVLLLLIFMQEVPHPASPNSSPLMAVALSKSETRDEEVKALLKWKSKLDEESRSILSSWNGSDPCSWQGLGCGPLGSVIGLNLSSSALRGMLHDLDLSSLPNLVMLKLANNSLLGDIPSSIGNLSKLAYLDLSQNLLSGDIPTQLGSLRSLKVLDLSSNNITGSVPSSIGSLSNLTGLYLQNNNISKFIPREVGMLKSLNDLFLYSNHIGGRIPSSIGNMSSLMRLWLFNNDFIGSIPIEIGMLVSLSELDLSANYLNGSIPPTLGNLSNLAFLYFYENQLSGPIPKEVGGMKSLVHLQLLDNDLTCSIPSSIGNLSNLNILYLFQNKLSGPIPPEIGNLRSLSELSIYANNLTGSIPETIGKLGNLTLLFLFGNSIYGPIPPTIGNLSKLNELHLYQNKLSRSIPKEIGRLRLLVKPALYRNSLEGSLPIEFNNLTSLTSLQLSDNQFVGQSPRIYAVVKFLRTSLAQNNHFTGPIARSPEKLYELV; translated from the coding sequence ATGGCGTCATCGGCTCAAAAGCAACTCCCAATGCTCTTCCTAGTTTACGTCCTTCTCTTGCTTATTTTTATGCAAGAAGTGCCTCATCCTGCTTCACCCAACAGCTCGCCTCTGATGGCCGTCGCTCTTTCCAAGAGCGAAACGAGAGATGAAGAAGTGAAGGCACTCCTAAAGTGGAAATCTAAGCTCGATGAAGAGAGCCGCTCTATTTTGTCCTCGTGGAATGGTAGTGACCCCTGTTCATGGCAAGGACTTGGTTGCGGTCCTCTCGGAAGCGTCATCGGCTTGAACCTCTCGAGCTCCGCCCTCCGCGGTATGCTTCATGATCTCGATTTATCCTCATTGCCCAACTTGGTCATGCTTAAACTTGCAAACAACTCGCTCTTGGGGGACATCCCCTCGAGCATTGGCAATCTTTCCAAGCTCGCTTACCTAGACTTGTCTCAAAACCTCCTTTCTGGAGACATTCCGACCCAACTCGGATCGTTGCGGTCTCTAAAAGTTCTGGACTTATCATCGAACAATATCACGGGTTCGGTCCCCAGCTCTATAGGAAGTTTGAGTAACTTGACCGGCTTATACCTTCAAAACAATAACATCTCCAAGTTCATCCCTCGAGAAGTAGGAATGCTCAAATCTCTCAATGATCTGTTTCTATATAGTAACCACATCGGTGGCCGCATTCCATCATCCATTGGAAACATGAGCAGTTTGATGAGGTTATGGCTTTTCAATAATGATTTTATCGGGTCCATTCCAATAGAAATAGGAATGTTGGTGTCTCTTAGTGAGCTCGACTTATCAGCCAATTACCTCAATGGATCTATCCCTCCAACTCTAGGAAATTTGAGCAATTTAGCCTTTCTTTACTTCTATGAAAACCAACTCTCTGGCCCCATACCTAAAGAAGTTGGAGGAATGAAATCTCTCGTACATCTTCAGTTGTTAGACAATGATCTAACATGTTCAATCCCATCTTCAATAGGGAACTTGAGCAACTTAAACATTCTTTATCTTTTCCAGAATAAACTTTCCGGTCCTATTCCTCCCGAAATCGGAAACCTTAGATCTCTCTCTGAACTCTCTATCTATGCTAATAATCTCACGGGATCTATCCCGGAAACGATCGGGAAGTTGGGCAACTTGACCCTCTTGTTCCTCTTTGGAAACAGTATCTACGGCCCTATACCTCCTACTATCGGAAACTTAAGCAAGCTCAATGAATTGCACCTGTACCAAAATAAGTTGTCCCGCTCTATTCCGAAAGAGATAGGAAGGCTACGTCTCCTCGTTAAACCGGCTCTATATCGGAATAGCCTTGAAGGCTCTCTTCCCATTGAGTTCAACAATCTCACATCCCTCACAAGCCTACAACTATCTGATAACCAGTTTGTCGGCCAATCGCCCCGGATATATGCCGTGGTCAAGTTCTTGAGAACTTCACTTGCTCAAAATAATCACTTCACGGGACCGATAGCACGAAGCCCTGAAAAATTGTACGAGCTTGTATAG